The following are from one region of the Mycolicibacterium diernhoferi genome:
- a CDS encoding MmpS family transport accessory protein produces MVVVVAIAAFTVMRIRGVFASDPPLVTPVEFANDPEPFDPKVLTYEIFGPEGAAVDVNYLDLDGEPQRVDGAILPWSITLQTTDASAAANIVAQGKTSFLGCRVIVDGEVRDERTATGTNVQTFCIVKSA; encoded by the coding sequence ATGGTCGTGGTGGTCGCGATCGCGGCGTTCACCGTCATGCGCATTCGCGGTGTCTTCGCCTCGGACCCACCGCTGGTCACCCCGGTGGAGTTCGCCAATGATCCGGAGCCATTCGATCCAAAAGTGTTGACGTACGAGATCTTTGGTCCGGAAGGGGCTGCCGTGGATGTGAACTACCTGGACCTCGACGGCGAGCCGCAGCGCGTCGACGGGGCCATCCTGCCGTGGTCCATCACGCTGCAGACCACCGATGCCTCGGCCGCCGCGAACATCGTCGCGCAGGGCAAGACCAGCTTCCTGGGCTGCCGGGTGATCGTCGACGGTGAGGTGCGCGACGAGCGCACCGCCACCGGCACCAACGTCCAGACCTTCTGCATCGTGAAGTCCGCATGA
- a CDS encoding APC family permease — MTTTEVDAPQGLRREFSLWSAFAFAFAFISPIVALYGIFGLALSAAGPSFWWGFGLVFGGQFLVALVFAMLVSRWPLEGSIYQWSRRLLGTTYGWFAGWAYMWTLVIAMATVALGAAGFTANILGIEAPSGTTLALIALVILLAGTAVNLAGRQALKIFMLGSIIAEVIGSVVLGTWLLLFHRQNSLSVLFSGGGAEMDTLAYLTGPFMLAVAFIGWSFVGFESAGSIAEEVHEPRRYLPKAVLFSLTFIFVVVAYSALAIILAIPDLDAVAEGAVGDPVYATLTTALGHGVAKPVEVMFVIGFLASFLALQTSASRVIWAYARDGALPASGVLSQLRGTARIPRVAILVTTVVGATLFLLSIVAGDIYSLMVNFTAGGFYLAFLFPLIGFLVVGVRRKWTPGNFSLGRFTLPVAAVAVVWAVLQFLNISWPRVAFEQRYLDWSVWIGIGVLLVLGTAILATVRGRIVEAAVIEDAELLDERADAGA; from the coding sequence ATGACAACAACCGAGGTTGACGCCCCGCAGGGGTTGCGGCGCGAGTTCTCCCTGTGGTCGGCGTTCGCGTTCGCATTCGCGTTCATCTCGCCGATCGTCGCGCTGTACGGCATCTTCGGACTGGCGCTGTCCGCGGCGGGCCCCAGCTTCTGGTGGGGGTTCGGGCTGGTCTTCGGCGGCCAGTTCCTGGTCGCCCTGGTCTTCGCGATGCTGGTGTCGCGCTGGCCGCTGGAAGGATCCATCTACCAGTGGTCGCGCCGGTTGCTGGGCACCACCTACGGCTGGTTCGCCGGCTGGGCCTATATGTGGACCCTGGTGATCGCGATGGCCACCGTCGCGCTGGGCGCCGCCGGGTTCACCGCCAACATCCTCGGCATCGAAGCACCCTCGGGGACCACCCTGGCGCTGATCGCTCTGGTCATCCTGCTGGCCGGTACCGCGGTGAACCTGGCCGGGCGGCAGGCCCTGAAGATCTTCATGCTGGGCAGCATCATCGCCGAGGTCATCGGGTCGGTCGTGCTGGGCACCTGGCTGCTGCTGTTCCACCGGCAGAACTCGTTGTCGGTGCTGTTCTCCGGCGGCGGCGCGGAGATGGACACGCTGGCCTACCTGACCGGCCCGTTCATGCTTGCGGTGGCGTTCATCGGCTGGTCGTTCGTCGGCTTCGAGAGTGCCGGGTCCATCGCCGAGGAAGTGCACGAACCACGGCGGTACCTGCCCAAGGCGGTGCTGTTCTCGCTGACGTTCATCTTCGTCGTGGTGGCCTACTCCGCCCTGGCGATCATCCTGGCCATCCCGGACCTGGATGCCGTCGCCGAGGGCGCCGTCGGCGATCCGGTGTATGCGACCCTCACCACCGCACTGGGGCACGGCGTGGCCAAACCCGTCGAGGTGATGTTCGTGATCGGTTTCCTGGCCAGCTTCCTGGCCCTGCAGACCTCTGCGTCCCGGGTGATCTGGGCCTACGCCCGCGACGGCGCGCTGCCGGCCTCCGGCGTGCTGTCCCAATTGCGCGGCACGGCCCGTATCCCGCGGGTGGCGATCCTGGTCACCACCGTGGTCGGGGCGACGTTGTTCCTGCTGAGCATCGTGGCCGGGGACATCTATTCGTTGATGGTCAACTTCACCGCCGGCGGGTTCTACCTGGCCTTCCTGTTCCCGCTGATCGGCTTCCTGGTGGTGGGGGTGCGGCGCAAGTGGACGCCGGGCAACTTCTCGTTGGGCCGGTTCACGCTGCCGGTCGCCGCGGTGGCCGTGGTGTGGGCAGTGCTGCAGTTCCTCAACATCTCCTGGCCGCGGGTGGCTTTCGAACAGCGTTACCTGGACTGGTCGGTGTGGATCGGGATCGGGGTGTTGCTGGTGCTCGGTACGGCGATCCTGGCGACGGTACGCGGCCGGATCGTCGAGGCGGCGGTCATCGAGGATGCCGAGCTGCTCGACGAACGCGCGGACGCCGGTGCCTGA
- a CDS encoding SDR family NAD(P)-dependent oxidoreductase, whose protein sequence is MTRLDGRVVLVTGAAQGMGAAHARRLAGAGATVAVNDIRGGDALDALAAEIGGLAVPGDVADPSECKRIAAAVAGAAGRLDVLVANHAYMTMAPFLEHDEQDWWRIVDTNLGGTFHLVQAVLPHMRRHGEGRIVVISSEWGVTGWPEATAYCAAKAGLIALVKGLGRELAPEGIIVNAVAPGVTDTPQLQVDADAAGVDLAVMHARYAEGIPLGRIGVADEISVAVELLADFEVAAIVGQVIACNGGTARVRA, encoded by the coding sequence ATGACCAGGCTGGACGGCCGTGTCGTGCTGGTGACCGGTGCCGCGCAGGGAATGGGCGCGGCGCACGCCCGGCGGTTGGCCGGGGCCGGAGCGACCGTGGCGGTCAACGATATTCGGGGCGGGGACGCCCTCGACGCGCTGGCCGCCGAGATCGGCGGACTGGCGGTGCCCGGTGACGTCGCCGATCCGTCGGAGTGCAAACGGATCGCCGCCGCGGTGGCCGGGGCCGCCGGCCGGCTCGATGTCCTGGTGGCCAACCACGCCTACATGACGATGGCGCCGTTCCTCGAGCACGACGAGCAGGACTGGTGGCGCATCGTGGACACCAATCTGGGCGGGACCTTCCATCTGGTGCAGGCGGTGCTCCCGCACATGCGCCGGCACGGTGAGGGCCGCATCGTGGTGATCTCCAGTGAGTGGGGTGTCACCGGCTGGCCCGAGGCCACCGCCTATTGCGCCGCCAAGGCGGGGCTGATCGCCTTGGTCAAGGGGCTGGGCCGGGAATTGGCGCCCGAGGGGATCATCGTCAACGCGGTCGCACCCGGGGTCACCGACACCCCGCAACTGCAGGTGGACGCGGATGCGGCCGGAGTCGACCTGGCGGTGATGCACGCCCGTTACGCCGAGGGGATCCCGCTGGGCCGGATCGGTGTCGCCGACGAGATTTCTGTGGCGGTGGAGCTGCTGGCCGACTTCGAGGTGGCGGCCATCGTCGGACAAGTGATCGCCTGTAACGGCGGAACGGCTCGGGTGCGGGCATGA
- a CDS encoding DUF732 domain-containing protein, translating to MKFGSVLVAGAAALTLAAAPVAQADPDTAFAKQLQGYGIYGQKDYNAWIGKIMCKRLRNGLDADAFASAEFVHAQLKSGSTTEQAWQFVGAAVPTYCPELTPVLQRASENKE from the coding sequence ATGAAGTTCGGCTCCGTGCTGGTCGCCGGCGCCGCGGCCCTGACCTTGGCCGCTGCTCCGGTGGCACAGGCCGACCCCGACACGGCGTTCGCCAAGCAACTGCAGGGCTACGGCATCTACGGGCAGAAGGACTACAACGCCTGGATCGGCAAGATCATGTGCAAGCGGCTGCGCAACGGACTCGACGCGGACGCGTTCGCATCCGCCGAGTTCGTGCACGCACAGCTCAAGAGCGGCAGCACCACCGAGCAGGCCTGGCAGTTCGTCGGGGCTGCGGTCCCGACCTACTGCCCGGAGCTGACCCCCGTGCTGCAGCGGGCATCCGAGAACAAGGAGTAG
- a CDS encoding RND family transporter → MSAHGGEPPIKHSADAPTGPIASATPPRHETAHFGRIARVLRKLAVPIILIWVAIAAFLNVSVPQLEAVGEARSVSMSPQEAPAVIATQRIGQVFDEYTSNSSAMIVLEGQEKLGEDTRRYYAELIEKLRADTEHVEHVQDLWSDPLTASGVQSGDGKAVYVSANLAGDQGQSLSLESIEAVKQIVQSIPAPAGVDVFVTGSAALTAEQTEASHGSMRLVEALTFLVIIVMLLIIFRSFMTMLLIIGMVAVSLMTVRGAVAFLGWYNVIELSTFATGLLVTLAIAISVDYAIFLVGRYQESRGSGEDRESAYYTMFGGTAHVIVGSGLTIAGATFCLSFTRLPYFQTLGVPLAVGMLVLIVTAMTFGPAIITVGARFLDPKRGMRVRGWRKVGAAVVRWPGPILIASIAVSLIGLLALPGYKTSYNDRLYLPDDIASNQGYAAAERHFSPARLNPEIMMIESDRDLRNPADFLVIEKIAKAMFQVDGIGRVQTITRPDGAPIENTSIPYAISQQSTLQKLNDKYNADRTADMSNQVEQMQKTIENMDRMQEITIQMADTTNKMVTDMDGMVLNIEELRDNIANFDDQFRPIRNYFYWEPHCFNIPMCWAIRSVFDVIDGMDVMTTDMNEMMPSMHRLNELMPQMIAIMPEMKQTMVVMKEMMLTMQQTQQGMQEQQRIMQETSTEMGKAFTEAMNDDSFYLPSEAFDNPDFARGLEQFLSPDGHAVRFIINHEGDPMSPEGIDRIEPLKNAAKKAIKGTPLEGSTIYLGGTAATFKDMSDGTQYDLLIAGIAAIALIFLIMLLLTRAIIAAAVIVGTVVLSLGASFGVSVLLWQHLLGIELHWMVLPMAVIILLAVGADYNLLVVSRLKEELHAGLNTGMIRAMGGSGSTVTAAGMVFAFTMMVMAVSDLTIMGQVGTTIGLGLLFDTLIIRSFMTTSIAALLGKWFWWPQQVRQRPKPEPWPPIQRRPQDALV, encoded by the coding sequence ATGAGCGCGCACGGCGGCGAGCCGCCCATCAAGCACAGTGCCGATGCGCCCACCGGGCCCATCGCCTCCGCCACCCCGCCCCGGCACGAGACCGCCCATTTCGGCCGAATCGCCCGGGTGCTGCGCAAGTTGGCCGTGCCGATCATCCTGATCTGGGTGGCCATCGCCGCGTTCCTGAACGTCTCTGTGCCCCAGCTCGAGGCGGTCGGCGAGGCGCGGTCGGTCTCGATGAGCCCGCAGGAAGCACCGGCGGTCATCGCCACCCAGCGCATCGGCCAGGTCTTCGATGAGTACACGTCCAACAGCTCGGCGATGATCGTGCTGGAGGGCCAGGAGAAGCTGGGTGAGGACACCCGGCGCTACTACGCCGAGTTGATCGAAAAGCTGCGTGCCGACACCGAACACGTCGAGCACGTCCAGGATCTCTGGAGCGACCCGCTGACCGCGTCGGGCGTGCAGAGCGGGGATGGCAAGGCGGTCTACGTCTCGGCCAACCTCGCCGGCGACCAGGGCCAGTCGCTGTCGCTGGAATCCATCGAAGCGGTCAAGCAGATCGTGCAGAGCATCCCGGCCCCTGCCGGCGTCGACGTCTTCGTCACCGGATCGGCGGCCCTGACTGCCGAGCAGACCGAAGCCAGCCACGGCAGCATGCGCCTGGTCGAGGCGCTGACCTTCCTGGTCATCATCGTGATGCTGCTCATCATCTTCCGCTCCTTCATGACGATGCTGTTGATCATCGGCATGGTGGCGGTCTCCCTGATGACGGTGCGTGGTGCGGTGGCGTTCCTGGGCTGGTACAACGTCATCGAACTCTCCACCTTCGCGACCGGCCTGCTGGTCACCCTGGCGATAGCCATATCGGTGGACTACGCCATCTTCCTGGTCGGCCGCTATCAGGAGTCCAGGGGCAGCGGTGAGGATCGAGAATCCGCCTACTACACCATGTTCGGTGGCACCGCCCATGTGATCGTCGGCTCCGGTCTGACCATCGCGGGTGCCACCTTCTGTCTCAGCTTCACCCGGCTGCCGTACTTCCAGACCCTCGGTGTGCCGCTGGCCGTCGGCATGTTGGTACTCATCGTCACGGCCATGACCTTCGGTCCGGCCATCATCACGGTCGGCGCCCGGTTCCTGGATCCCAAGCGCGGCATGCGGGTTCGTGGCTGGCGCAAGGTGGGTGCGGCGGTCGTGCGCTGGCCCGGCCCGATCCTGATCGCATCCATCGCGGTCTCACTCATCGGTCTGCTCGCCCTGCCGGGCTACAAGACCAGCTACAACGATCGGCTGTACCTGCCGGACGACATCGCGTCCAACCAGGGCTACGCGGCCGCCGAACGGCACTTCTCGCCGGCCCGGTTGAATCCGGAGATCATGATGATCGAAAGCGACCGGGATCTGCGGAACCCGGCCGACTTCCTGGTCATCGAGAAGATCGCCAAGGCCATGTTCCAGGTCGACGGCATCGGTCGCGTGCAGACCATCACCCGGCCAGACGGCGCGCCGATCGAGAACACCTCGATCCCGTATGCGATCAGCCAGCAGAGCACTCTGCAGAAGCTGAACGACAAGTACAACGCCGACCGTACCGCCGACATGTCCAATCAGGTCGAGCAGATGCAGAAGACCATCGAGAACATGGATCGGATGCAGGAGATCACCATCCAGATGGCCGACACCACCAACAAGATGGTCACGGACATGGACGGCATGGTGCTCAACATCGAAGAACTGCGCGACAACATCGCCAACTTCGATGATCAGTTCCGCCCGATCCGCAACTACTTCTACTGGGAACCGCACTGCTTCAACATTCCCATGTGCTGGGCGATCCGCTCGGTGTTCGATGTCATCGACGGCATGGACGTGATGACCACCGATATGAACGAGATGATGCCGAGCATGCACCGGCTCAACGAGCTCATGCCGCAGATGATCGCGATCATGCCCGAGATGAAGCAGACCATGGTCGTCATGAAAGAGATGATGCTGACCATGCAGCAGACCCAGCAGGGTATGCAGGAACAGCAGCGCATCATGCAGGAGACCTCCACCGAGATGGGCAAGGCCTTCACCGAGGCGATGAACGACGATTCGTTCTACCTGCCGTCCGAGGCGTTCGACAATCCGGATTTCGCACGAGGTTTGGAGCAGTTCCTGTCCCCGGACGGGCACGCGGTGCGGTTCATCATCAACCACGAGGGTGACCCGATGTCCCCGGAGGGCATCGACCGGATCGAACCGCTCAAGAACGCCGCCAAGAAGGCGATCAAGGGCACACCGCTGGAGGGCTCGACGATCTACCTCGGTGGTACCGCGGCCACCTTCAAGGACATGTCCGACGGCACCCAGTACGACCTGCTGATCGCCGGGATCGCAGCCATTGCACTGATCTTCCTGATCATGCTGCTGCTGACCCGGGCGATCATCGCCGCGGCCGTCATCGTCGGCACCGTGGTGCTGTCCCTCGGCGCATCCTTCGGTGTCTCGGTCCTGCTGTGGCAGCACCTGCTGGGCATCGAGTTGCACTGGATGGTGTTGCCGATGGCGGTGATCATCCTGCTTGCGGTCGGTGCGGACTACAACCTGCTGGTGGTGTCCCGGCTCAAGGAGGAACTGCATGCCGGCCTGAACACCGGCATGATCCGGGCGATGGGCGGCAGCGGTTCGACCGTGACCGCGGCGGGCATGGTGTTCGCCTTCACCATGATGGTGATGGCGGTCAGCGACCTGACCATCATGGGCCAGGTCGGCACCACGATCGGTCTGGGTCTGCTGTTCGACACCCTGATCATCCGGTCGTTCATGACGACCTCGATCGCCGCACTGCTGGGTAAGTGGTTCTGGTGGCCGCAGCAGGTCCGCCAGCGCCCGAAGCCCGAGCCCTGGCCCCCGATTCAGCGACGACCACAGGATGCGTTGGTGTGA
- a CDS encoding SDR family NAD(P)-dependent oxidoreductase — protein MPSCSTNARTPVPDTAPVAVVTGAASGIGAAAAAALRRRGYRVGALDLSGDADADFSVAVDVSNGRAVADGVARIRRELGPIDALVTSAGYYEMGRIDHIDVMSWQRMLRVHLGGLFNAARACLPDMLAAGSGAVVAVASELAVGGGDEEAHYVAAKGAILGLVRSLAAEVAGAGVRVNAVAPGPTDTPLLSADSPWRAQDYLDTLPLRRLTTPAEVARCIEFLVCDGTFSVGDVVNVNSGAVI, from the coding sequence ATGCCGAGCTGCTCGACGAACGCGCGGACGCCGGTGCCTGACACCGCGCCCGTCGCGGTGGTCACCGGGGCCGCCAGCGGCATCGGGGCGGCGGCCGCCGCAGCCCTGCGCCGCCGCGGATACCGGGTGGGCGCACTGGACCTGTCCGGTGATGCGGACGCGGATTTCAGTGTGGCCGTGGATGTCTCGAACGGACGCGCGGTTGCCGACGGGGTCGCCCGGATTCGCCGGGAGCTCGGCCCGATCGACGCGCTGGTGACCTCCGCCGGTTACTACGAGATGGGGCGCATAGACCACATCGACGTGATGTCCTGGCAGCGCATGCTGCGGGTGCATCTGGGCGGGTTGTTCAACGCGGCCCGGGCGTGCCTGCCCGACATGCTGGCCGCCGGGTCGGGTGCGGTGGTCGCGGTGGCCAGCGAACTCGCCGTCGGTGGCGGCGATGAGGAGGCGCACTACGTGGCGGCCAAGGGCGCGATCCTCGGTCTGGTGCGCAGCCTTGCCGCCGAGGTCGCCGGTGCCGGGGTGCGGGTCAACGCCGTCGCGCCGGGCCCGACGGACACCCCGCTGCTGAGCGCCGATTCGCCGTGGCGCGCCCAGGATTACCTCGACACCTTGCCGCTGCGCCGGCTGACCACGCCGGCCGAGGTCGCGCGCTGCATCGAATTCCTGGTCTGTGACGGGACATTCAGCGTCGGCGACGTCGTCAACGTCAACTCGGGAGCGGTGATATGA
- a CDS encoding DUF5078 domain-containing protein: MSRNKFAMAGLAAAAVLTLTPGVASADATDEYPIPSNMLKTTCTVDQYMAAVRDTNPVYYERYMIDYNNKSPEVQQWARDRITWFFSMDYAGRRQYSEDTATNAFYETLAWNWPNWAKLFFNNKGVVAHGTKNCAGYPAADPGVWVW, from the coding sequence ATGTCCCGTAACAAGTTTGCGATGGCCGGCCTTGCTGCCGCCGCGGTGCTGACCTTGACGCCGGGCGTGGCATCCGCCGATGCCACCGACGAGTACCCGATCCCCAGCAACATGCTCAAGACCACCTGCACCGTGGACCAGTACATGGCCGCGGTGCGCGACACCAATCCGGTGTACTACGAGCGCTACATGATCGACTACAACAACAAGTCGCCCGAAGTGCAGCAGTGGGCCCGTGACCGCATCACCTGGTTCTTCTCCATGGATTACGCCGGACGCCGGCAGTACTCCGAGGACACCGCGACCAATGCGTTCTACGAGACGCTCGCGTGGAACTGGCCGAACTGGGCCAAGCTGTTCTTCAACAACAAGGGTGTCGTCGCGCACGGCACCAAGAACTGCGCCGGCTACCCGGCCGCGGATCCCGGCGTCTGGGTCTGGTAG
- the speB gene encoding agmatinase produces MTEGDRVGSQPYVLSAQGNTGQVDATAVPRYAGLATFARLPQLREVLDYDIAVVGVPFDSGVTYRPGARFGPAAIREASRLLKPYNPALDVSPFAQAQVVDAGDIAANPFNIDEAVDQVREGVAGLLTRPEQRVVMLGGDHTIALPALQAMNRVHGPVALVHFDAHLDTWDTYFGAPCTHGTPFRRAVEQGLLVKDRSAHIGIRGSLYDRADLLDDESLGFTVVHCRDLDRIGFDGAVQRIRERVGDHPVYVSIDIDVLDPAFAPGTGTPEIGGMTSRELVAILRGMRGLNIVGADVVEVAPAYDGGDITAVAAANLAYELITLMADDV; encoded by the coding sequence ATGACAGAAGGAGATCGGGTGGGAAGCCAGCCGTATGTGCTTTCGGCGCAGGGCAATACCGGACAGGTCGATGCGACGGCGGTGCCGCGCTATGCGGGGCTGGCGACCTTTGCGCGGCTCCCGCAGTTGCGCGAAGTCCTCGATTACGACATCGCGGTGGTCGGGGTGCCGTTCGACAGCGGTGTCACCTACCGGCCCGGGGCCCGGTTCGGTCCCGCCGCGATCCGGGAGGCGTCCCGGCTGCTCAAGCCGTACAACCCGGCGCTCGACGTCAGCCCGTTCGCCCAGGCCCAGGTGGTCGACGCCGGCGACATCGCGGCCAACCCCTTCAACATCGACGAGGCGGTCGACCAGGTGCGCGAAGGCGTGGCCGGCCTGTTGACCCGGCCCGAGCAGCGGGTCGTGATGCTCGGTGGTGACCACACCATCGCCCTGCCGGCGCTGCAGGCGATGAACCGGGTGCACGGCCCGGTGGCGTTGGTGCATTTCGACGCGCACCTGGACACCTGGGACACCTATTTCGGCGCGCCCTGCACGCACGGCACCCCGTTCCGGCGGGCCGTCGAGCAGGGTCTGCTGGTCAAGGATCGCTCCGCGCACATCGGCATCCGCGGTTCGCTGTACGACCGGGCCGATCTGCTCGACGACGAGTCGCTGGGGTTCACCGTCGTGCACTGCCGCGACCTCGACCGCATCGGTTTCGACGGTGCGGTGCAACGCATCCGGGAGCGCGTCGGCGATCACCCGGTGTATGTGTCCATCGACATCGACGTGCTGGATCCGGCGTTCGCGCCGGGCACCGGCACCCCGGAGATCGGTGGCATGACCAGCCGGGAACTGGTGGCGATCCTGCGCGGCATGCGCGGGCTGAACATCGTCGGCGCCGATGTGGTGGAGGTGGCGCCCGCCTACGACGGGGGTGACATCACCGCGGTGGCCGCCGCCAACCTGGCCTACGAGCTGATCACCCTGATGGCCGACGATGTCTGA
- a CDS encoding PucR family transcriptional regulator, whose translation MIESAADHQVGSMAAASGDSAPTFHDLLQRSGLGLQLLPPSTDDAGHRHLSRRITWSHTTELHDPSRYLRGGELVCTVGISLQTPADCDTFVDSLARAGVAGICFGIGDVHDNAPGALIDACARTGLPLLIAPPQIPFATISRYIADFQFGGAIATARATNALVPELLSSQRRRESVRQLLDRAGQVLGCYFLLEAPGAPVESPASIPVDEMGTVVWVGRGDPPEPAVLEVIARFVAAAQGERDIEAALARERVGQLLSLVERRMLLPDALNQLLDWPGLSEREIDCSAWPAGAGALLSMAFPDALVADAPEVCLVLSTGTDRLADIAADLSLPSGHAAAMPLTELGSSISQARIALDLARQRGGSIGPDQLSTFGSLLEGLPLSRLAPFRTQLIDPLIELDRDRGTQHVRTLRVFLAANGSLIDTARELFLHTNTVRHRLARIGQITGRDPLKFEDQAAFTIGLRAADRL comes from the coding sequence ATGATCGAGTCGGCGGCTGACCACCAGGTCGGTTCGATGGCCGCCGCGTCCGGCGACAGCGCCCCGACGTTCCACGACCTGCTGCAGCGCTCCGGCCTCGGGCTGCAGCTCCTCCCCCCGAGCACCGACGATGCCGGCCATCGGCATCTGAGCCGGCGCATCACCTGGTCGCACACCACCGAACTGCACGACCCGTCCCGATACCTGCGCGGTGGGGAGCTCGTGTGCACCGTCGGCATCAGCCTGCAGACCCCCGCCGACTGCGACACCTTCGTCGATTCGCTGGCCCGGGCCGGGGTGGCCGGCATCTGCTTCGGGATCGGCGATGTGCACGACAACGCCCCCGGGGCGCTGATCGACGCATGCGCCCGCACCGGCCTTCCGCTGCTCATCGCGCCGCCGCAGATTCCGTTCGCGACCATCAGCCGCTATATCGCCGACTTCCAGTTCGGTGGCGCGATCGCCACCGCCCGCGCCACCAACGCGCTTGTCCCCGAACTGCTTTCCTCCCAACGCCGCCGGGAGTCGGTACGCCAGCTGCTGGACCGGGCCGGGCAGGTGCTGGGCTGCTACTTCCTGCTGGAGGCGCCCGGGGCGCCGGTCGAATCCCCGGCATCGATCCCGGTGGACGAGATGGGCACGGTGGTGTGGGTCGGGCGCGGGGACCCACCCGAGCCCGCAGTGCTGGAGGTCATCGCCCGTTTCGTCGCGGCGGCACAGGGTGAACGCGATATCGAGGCCGCACTGGCCCGTGAACGCGTCGGGCAGCTGCTGTCGCTGGTGGAGCGCCGGATGCTGCTGCCCGACGCGCTGAACCAACTGCTCGACTGGCCCGGGCTGTCCGAGCGGGAGATCGACTGCTCGGCGTGGCCGGCCGGTGCCGGGGCGCTGTTGTCGATGGCCTTTCCCGACGCGCTGGTCGCCGACGCCCCCGAGGTGTGCCTGGTGCTCAGCACCGGCACCGACCGCCTGGCCGACATCGCCGCCGATCTGTCGCTGCCGTCCGGGCACGCGGCCGCGATGCCGCTGACCGAGCTGGGCTCCTCGATCAGTCAGGCGCGGATCGCGCTGGACCTGGCCCGGCAGCGCGGCGGCAGCATCGGACCGGATCAACTCAGCACCTTCGGCAGTCTGCTCGAAGGCCTGCCGCTGAGCCGGCTCGCACCGTTCAGGACCCAGCTGATCGACCCGCTCATCGAACTCGACCGCGACCGGGGCACCCAGCACGTCCGGACGCTGCGGGTGTTCCTGGCCGCCAACGGGTCACTCATCGACACCGCCCGCGAGCTGTTCCTGCACACCAACACCGTGCGGCACCGACTGGCCCGGATCGGCCAGATCACCGGCCGTGATCCGCTGAAGTTCGAGGACCAGGCGGCCTTCACCATCGGGCTGCGGGCCGCCGACCGGCTGTGA
- a CDS encoding VOC family protein: protein MEILASRVLIRPGDYPKSVEFYRDRIGLAVAREYGGGTVFYAGQSLIELAGHGGPSAGGLARRAERRDTALWLQVRDVYAAQAELTGRGVSIDRAAVQEPWGLHEMHVSDPDGVTLIFVQVPDDHPLRRDTRD from the coding sequence ATGGAGATCCTGGCCAGCCGGGTGCTGATACGGCCGGGCGACTACCCGAAGTCCGTTGAGTTCTACCGCGACCGGATCGGCCTGGCCGTCGCGCGGGAGTACGGCGGGGGCACTGTCTTCTACGCCGGGCAGTCGCTGATCGAACTGGCCGGCCACGGTGGCCCGTCCGCCGGCGGCCTGGCCAGACGAGCGGAGCGACGGGATACAGCACTGTGGCTGCAGGTGCGCGACGTGTACGCCGCCCAGGCCGAACTGACCGGGCGCGGGGTGAGCATCGACCGGGCCGCCGTCCAGGAGCCGTGGGGCCTGCACGAGATGCACGTGTCGGACCCCGACGGCGTCACGCTGATCTTCGTACAGGTGCCCGACGACCATCCGCTGCGCCGGGACACCCGGGACTGA
- a CDS encoding TetR/AcrR family transcriptional regulator: MARSVLGRGSARARVLEAALTLFGEHGVGGTTLQMIADSIGVGKASVYYQFRSKEDIVAAAAQPMFDDMARVVTIAEAVEDTGTRREIAVCGLIELCVRNRRWAAVLNGDPALDSLIESRADLTELIGRYTDLLLGAGHGPAGRVIISMVTKGIQGAVTDKAVQDVSDDDLHQTLLAAVQQLLRTASFFE; this comes from the coding sequence GTGGCCAGGTCTGTACTGGGGCGCGGTTCGGCGCGGGCGCGGGTGTTGGAGGCTGCGCTCACCCTGTTCGGTGAGCACGGCGTCGGCGGCACCACGCTGCAGATGATCGCCGACAGCATCGGCGTGGGTAAAGCCTCGGTCTACTACCAGTTCCGCTCCAAGGAAGACATCGTGGCGGCCGCCGCACAACCGATGTTCGACGATATGGCCCGGGTGGTCACGATCGCCGAGGCCGTCGAGGACACCGGCACCCGCCGGGAGATCGCCGTCTGTGGGCTCATCGAGTTGTGCGTGCGTAACCGCCGGTGGGCGGCCGTACTCAACGGCGACCCGGCGCTGGACAGTCTGATCGAGTCCCGGGCCGACCTCACCGAACTGATCGGCCGGTACACCGATCTACTGCTCGGCGCCGGTCACGGCCCGGCGGGCCGGGTCATCATCTCGATGGTCACCAAGGGCATCCAGGGCGCCGTCACCGACAAGGCGGTGCAGGACGTCAGCGACGACGACCTGCACCAGACCCTGCTGGCTGCCGTGCAGCAATTGCTGCGCACCGCATCCTTTTTCGAGTGA